The DNA sequence aatttataagcattcacaagaattttaatttcaagtgTAATAAAAAACGGGAATCTTTTGAGCATGTTGCAGACGTTACGAAAGCTATTCAATCCACAGGTAACTACAGCTGCTTAAAGGTGGATCTAATTTTTACAAGAGACCGAGCATTTTACTTTACCACAGTTTTTATTCCTGGCATTATCCTGGTGACCTCCTCCTTCATCACCTTTTGGCTGGAATGGAACGCAGTACCAGCCCGTTCCATGATAGGTAAAAATGGCTGGCAATTGGAATGTTCTCGGTCTTGAAACTGTTGTCTTCTTCTCTAAGTAGGTAGATGTGATGCGGCTGCCATAACACGCTCCTTCTCACAGGCGCTCGATGCTTTATTGTTGGCAATGTAAAGTAGATGTACAAACTAGGGAATGCCTTAATCACGAACGTAGAAAGTATTTTAGAAATTGCTTCGTATTTTAGGTAATTACAGCTGCCTCAGGGTGGACCTTATCTTCACACGGGATAGATCATTTTACTTCACAACAGTTTTCATTCCTGGCATCATTTTGGTGACATCATCGTTTATTACTTTTTGGCTGGAATGGAATGCAGTGCCCGCTAGAGTTATGATAGGTTTGTTCAGTTCTATTTAATTTGCtcattatatttcaatttactttattattattatctacactTCAAGACCTTCCAATAAATGAGTAGCTAAAAGGTTTGGCTTAATTAGAAATGTACTTAGACTTTAAATTTTgcatgatttattaaaaatttaaagtgcTTGAGCACCAcacaattattttcttatctcGAGTGCAACATGAAATTCATTCGCCTGTAAAACGCAGAGCGCTATGCTATTTATTCGTAGGTTAGTGATGTTACAACAACAATCGGagacttattaaaatttatgtatatggAAACCTCTAGGTGTAACGACCATGTTGAATTTCTTCACAACATCCAACGGCTTCCGCTCCACATTGCCCGTGGTGTCAAATCTGACGGCCATGAACGTGTGGGACGGCGTCTGCATGTGCTTTATATACGCATCTCTACTGGAGTTCGTGTGTGTCAACTACGTTGGCAGAAAGCGGCCCCTTCACAATGTTGTCTACAGACCAGGAGAAAATCCTGTCACACAGGTGAATATATGTGTTTTACGCAAAGCTGCTTTTTCTGTAATTAATCCCGCGATTGGTGTATTCTGTCAACTCATTGTAGTGTTAAATTTGCACTCGACGAACAGTAATAGAATAGGCACGTTGAAGTGACTTATAAACTACTTATAAAgtgatgaaataattaataaaactgaagacagttaattttatataaaaatatttatttactatattttcaTCTATTTTTGCTTAATCCTTCaaattaatagatttttagaatttaatctacctacttacctaaatattttaaacaattacctATTGAACTTTTAATAGAAATGATAATAGTCGGAAAActcgttttaataaaataaataaactgcaGTGCACTAAATACTTCGCTATACCTCACAATTCATACGCAAAggatttaaaaacttaaaaaaaattcaaacaagtTAGTAACTTGAATAGCtacgaaatataataataatttaatatttttttccttcgTGGATGATTTGCATTTCTTTCTATAATCTTTgcaatgttttcttttttaactAATCCACAATTCACAGCATGTTTAATTGTGATATTGGTTCTTCCgcatgttgttttttttttttatttaaatctgcATGCCatcaatttttgtttttatttctaaacgcAATTCGTAAAAAGAATAAACAAggaataaacataaaaaaaacatatggATTTAAAAAGACTATTTTGTGTGGCCGCAGCAAAATTTTTTCATCGGAAATTTTACATCACATTgtaagaaaaagaaaacattgcAAAGATTATATTCGATGTCGTGGATACTGAACTTGTGATATATACGCGTagtgataaattttatttgtgaatcAGTGTGCTCTTGTGAATAATGTTTGTTTGGCCACAACAATCTAGTCTTACATTCACGTTTGCACATCGTTAGACCATCTGCCACGAGTGAACAATCTGTCTGTATAATGTGTTCGCAGCGTCTACCCGCCGTTCTGAGCAGAATTGGCATTATACTGGCCAGTCCTTTGGTAAGAATTATCGCCATTCTCATTGGCACGATCCAAACACTGTTATATTTCTTGTTCTATAAAACACTGTCCTACTTTTTTAGTTGATTGAATTCTTATGGATTTAACGAGCTTACTTCATTAGATAGGAATGTTttgtacataaaatacatacctactctGTAATCGAATACCGCTCCATTAACAAAGAAGGTTGGAAAGGCTTGAACATTGTCGATGCTCTCACCTCGTGGTTAATACTAGGAAACTTTGTCACATTGCAAGCACTTAACTAATAAAGTAGGACCATGGGCTCGTATTATTGGATGTATGAATgaaacttaaaaaaagtattaagaGAAAATATAACAGGATAGTCTCTCATACCACCATCACACAAATTAACCTAGTCGCATGAGTAGTTTATGTAATTTGTAGTTATATTTCCTAGTTATGTAGTTCCCTGGTAAATAAACtgactgaaaataaataaaaacaataggaAATATAAATAGGTTACCTACTTCACAGAATTGGCAATACAtattaatgtaggtacctactgtagctagtaaaaaatagttttatttttcagctTACATAGAATGTACAGTGAACTAAATTCAcgtaatattttgcatgtaaaATTCGGCAACGTGATAAAATTCCATAACCAATCaaccattttaataaaaagtttgcTAATATCGAAGACAATGCTTCGTTAAAAACATCGAAATGTTTTGCAGCTTTTGCAATTCACTTATAATGAGCTTGCTTTGTcataataaatcttaatattcATCTATATAGGAGGCGATGGCATTCCTCCATTGGGCCAAATCTGAAACCCCCCAACCGGGATCAAGCGGTGCTGTAAGTGATGTCACTGAAACATCAAAAATCCATTCGCCAACCTCCATTTCATCTTAGACCTGATATCACAAAACTAACGCatacttttgttttaatgccTCTTCGGATTGCTACAGCCTGTAAGTAGCctatcatttaatttatgtagagTATAATTTACATGTATTAGCTATATCGACAAGTTAAGCTTTACTTTTCACTCGTCACGGTCCTGTAGCCTCACGTAACTCAGCACCTCGATTATCCAAAGCATTCAGTAAATGCTATTAAACAGTAGGTGGTGTACTAGAATTGCAAGGgatgttttaataattgtttattatataggGTGATAAAAAGCGTGAATCAACTGGTGCAGCTGATTTAGTGACATGTACGACATGCACCGGGGCCCCCGGCTCTTGTACACACACGACCAATAACGGGGGCGTCACCGAggtaaaaatactttataagcTTCAAGTCACCTCAAAGCTTCTTATGCTtacaagatttattttaattgtcatTAAAGAACTTTCAAAATGGGGAGCTTTAAGGATATTTCGAAGGCTAATtcatatctatataatattgaataattattatatttttaaggtgCGAtctattgataattttatttgctgCCATCattcatttacaaaataatatttttcagcaATGTTTCGTCCAGGTCCGTAAAAAGGAGCCCCCTCACCCCATCCGAGTGGCGAAGACCATCGACGTCATAGCACGCATCACCTTTCCGACTGCCTACGCCGTGTTTCTCATATTTTTCTTCATCCATTACAAAGCCTTTTCTTAATGCTGCCTTAAATCCCTCGCTACAAGATGCTTTGTACAAATAGACCTTAAAAGCgtcttaatatttttctaaatccCCATTTATCACCGCTATTTGTACTTTTAAAGAAatcacaattttttaataagatatttttgatgAAGATAAGCGAGCTGTTGTGATtgattgaatattatatagctaCACTTACGTATATGAAGTGTGTTTAAGTGACGAACAATTATGTTAGTTGGATTAAGTTACGATCAGAAGAATCATTCGCTTACTGTTAAAGTATAttggtgatagaaaataaGAGGCGTAATTGGAGTTTATACAGGTTTTGAAATAGGTTCCATTAGTTAAACAAAGGTCGATTATGAATTTAATGTGTATTTAAGGTAACGATAGGATAACGAGGGATCAATGTaataacaatgtaaaaatGATCTCGGATGCGAGATGTTCAAATGGTTATGTCGTCCTTGTAGTAAAGAAATCTATTTCAAAACTAAATTCAGTCCAAagaagtattaataataaacagaTTAAATTACTAGCATATAAGagactataataattttataattatagattaAGAGATCACCGTTAGTTGTAGTTGTCATGCATGATACACATACATTGTGATATTACGTATTCATATTGACTAAAATACGATCGCTTTATGAAATGACGTTggtacaattacaattattatttataaacaccCTGTTCATACTTTAAAGTCGATTTGTAATCCATTAGTTTTAGATATGGAACGCTCAAATTGTTATTACGTGTAAAGTTTAcgctttaaattattttgcattcaaATTCAAGTCTTAGGGctggctgatttttcaatcgttgattaaaacttattcatcgaataacgcattaaactaccatttcaaaaatatattctaattgtccgtatttgacagtttaccggtgacattttaaaatgttcgtgtaatatagatactttattggacggatacattttaaccaaggattgaaaaatcggccctttatattatgtaaatggaTAAACCATGAACATGCCTTCTAATGTAATTAGAATCACTTTGTTTTGCTAATCCTTACTCTtatatcttaaaattattaagaaataagtaACTACATAAGTAGGTAACCATGTTTGATCACAGTTGTATGTTAATGTTATTTCTATTCAAATATGTTTAACAATTCctacaatattatacaatatgtacattatattgtacatgtatctttattttatgtaatatgttttatataatacctccaaaatcaaaattattatgtcGTTTCAAAAAAcgtttaggtacctaccctTGGGCAAAACAAGCGTAACTATAGAGTAACGCTATATTCTAAGTTCTtctaatgtataaatatatattacttatatatttaattatcgtTCTCTAATAACGTCcaatactttaatatttaaaagttattaatttataaaaagcaGTCAATcttttgtagatttttttatacatgttTAGCcagccagccagacagcctgCGCACCTTATATTCTAATAATTCCTGACATTTGTTtgataatgttaataattataaaaattataagctatacataaaatgtataaagatGATGTTTAcgctatatatatatatatatatacgccgctttaatattatatacctaatatttgtAGTAAGATTCTATAAACACGATTGGAACATCAATTCCCATCCTAGCACACACTGCTCTAATTAAAGACAACGTAGCGTTGAACATTTCCTTTTTTGAAAAAGGTAAATCCGAATTCTGATTAAAGCTGTTGATTAGAGTCACATtatgagatattttaaatccGTCCAACAACCTTTCATTcgctattataaatttattggtCATTGACGGTATTATCTCAGaagatcaaataaaataattattatggtataaaataatacttatctCACTAATCATTATCAATGACAATGAGACAAAAATATAAGAACCCCTAAATTTTTACTAACTCCGAAAAATAagactttattaattataatatgtgtttaatTCCTAACTTAGTTTAAACTCGCGGGTGCTTCTTTACGgccttttaaattttacaagaaTAGGATATCACAAATTATTGTGAACTTCATTCACACTGTAAGAAAGAAGAAATTAATTCAAACGTACAAAAATTGTATtccttataaaattatttttgttcgcTTTTCCATaaatgtacctaggtataatatgcttatttatatttcccCTGATTTGACCAATAATATTTCTCGTTCGTTGTAGAAGCACCATACAGCACGTAGGCACCTATACTCGATTTTGCTTAAAATGTATGCGGACCAAAGAGTCAACGGTTtaagatataattatttagataaatctaaaataatttgtatagtTTAATCTTATCTATGTAATAAGAACACGTTTTGGCTGtgctttaaaacataatttataatattattatatatctattaatatGAGCCAAAGTTTCTCTGTACCCTGTCAATTGCTGTCGCAATCTTGataattcttttaatattggtacttatacaggatgtcccactataggtatactaagcgcgtaGGGACTTTTACTTTTGCATCCTGTATAGTAACCAAACctacattacatttttattacctatacgTTATGGTAGATAGGTATGTTACAggcaaaatgtataatttcgCCGTTTACAAACGGagctttattaaaagtaaaatataaacaggaACTACACGCAACCGGGACCTAGTGGACTTTTGGAAAAGTACATGCTTTATaatagactagcggtccgccccggcttcacccgtgttACTTaggtatttcgcaataaaagttatatatggtccctctcagggtctaaagattgtctgtggcaaatttcatcaaaatcggttgagaggtttaagcagGAAatcgtaacagacagacaaaaagacagagttactttcgcatttataatattaacatatataggtaggtacctagtaggGATACAAAATTTTGAGCGTTTGTATGTTGTGTAAGGTGAATTTACACAATTTGCctgttaattatataaatttaattgcgGCGGTTGcctttatacaatttttttgatgttagacataaaatttcaaatttaatgaagatttaaaaaatatattagtataaTCTAAATAGCTATTGGACGCTAACAACAAAATTGAGCTAAATCTTGTACGTCGTCAAACGTATGcatagaaatatattataataattcgcTAATTTACACCTACCATTTCTTTTGTGAAGACAAAAAGCgatgctttattttatttttagcagtCGATAATATTAGCAAAACCGCTGCTAAAaggtataaaaacaaataattgtgTACATTGGGAATGTAAAAGAAGAAACTTTATCatacacatatatatatatataagtaccaaacttatttgttataaaatacatatttaaaacaataggTAGCAGACAGCATTCCTATTTCTATATACCTATCCatgaaaaattacaatttgatTGGCatattttactaatattaaattgatagaTAAAATTACATATCATTCGCTTTATAAGAccgataataaattattaagtactttttatatgtatgaaaattatataaacaatattatgcttataaatttttttttctataaaaaaagtctataaataatcattttatttttataatgtatctacctacttatattcTAACTAATagataatgaataattattatatttgacaattgtttaagtttgaaaattaaaaatttaaattctaatgCAAGTTAAAGTGTTGATGTTAAACATCTGGCAAAATTTAGTACAACACCAAcgaaaattgtttgtttaccAAGAATTTTATGCAACAAGTAACCatgtatagatatttataatagaTGTTTAAGCATGTCTGCTTTCTATATTTAGGTACATTCTAGCattgctttttaaataatgatattgTACAATAcggatatttttttgttattcataaaaaactTGACAGAACGAATAAATTAACTCATCCAAATTCGTTCCtattcatattttcttaataccttaattgttaataattacagATTGAGTACCTTACCTTATTTGTATTCGtacatagatttaaaaaatgtattcatgCCTTTGTGCTTTACTAGGCTAATTTCACGAATACTGCGCATGCAATATGTCAAATcgatgtacctacctaggtaggtactgtgGTATTGAGCCCAGctatatctaaaaatatcaatttaaaaatatgtagaccTAGGTATTTGCCCGAAATATTATGCCAGGTAACTACTGCACTAGGGCTAGCTTCGATTCAATTTACCAACACGCTTAACTTAGCCttcatagataaattaaatattagttcGAATTTCAAATGCATATTACAAACCGtctcaaattcatatttttatgattttggGACATGatattaaagatttatttagattatgttattttttaatatggaATAAATAGATCttctcatttattttatagcctGTCCTATTGGAATTGATTTACTACATTTACGATTATTCCAATTCCAGCTTTGATTCGGGTgcaaaataatgtatgtagGTCTAGgtagtaattactaattatatacctacaattaCACACCTAGTTAACTTTTAGAATGTTTAGGTTCTAATGTTGTTCATTATACTTAATTATGATGATTATTCAGGATCACAAAAGACATTAGTGAGATAAATATGAAAGCTTACGTAGTTTAAGTAAAAGTTCTACACACTTTTTGTCTGTGCTGTGCACgtgtatagatttttttattatagtgaATTATTAATGGTaggcattttaattaaaccaatattataaaagatttttattgaaattgtttatttatggtTATGAAAGTGATAATGTAGTTaggtaaaattatttcatgagaaatgtctaataacataatattcacGAATTGTTGTGCTTTGGCTGTTCATTGATAGTGTCTACCTGCCaacctacaaaatattttgcttGTATGaacattgttatttaatttaatcaagTAGTGCCATACATATATAGACAAATATCAGTGCGCcacacttttaaatattttatatttattcacttATTATTGTGAAGTTGTGAGAGTttgtgttaataattattgtcaagTTTACGTATGTTGTATATAAAGTACGCAAAATGCGCACGTCAaattgtatatgtattgttgcagtgtaaataattttactgtaAAGGTTatcaatttcattaaataaaacacaagttCGAAATAAAGGCTGTCTTTAAAATTTGGttgcaatattatttaaaagcgAAAAGACGTCAATCCTATCCTAATTCCTATCCTAACCTACTAGatcctacttaatattattataaatgcgaaagtttgtgaggatggatgtaagtatgtgtatgtgtacctatgtatgtttgttactctttcacgcaaatactactgaaccgatttcaatgaaatttagcacacatatagagggtaacttggactaacacataggttttatcccggaaatcccacgggaacgggaacaatgcgggtttttcttagaaaacacgggcgaagccgcgggtggaaagctagtataataatattataaatgcgaaagtttattataattatggatGTATGTTTACTTTTTTGATTGTAtgattacattgaaatttagcacacaatATATAgttagagggtaacttggaatAACACATAgctataggttaggttttatctcagaaattccacgggaacgagaactaatgctagtttttcttttaaaacatGCGGACGGAAATAAAGTACCATAAATAGGTAAGTTATGTTAGAGACATGTCGCAGAAAAACGTATTCGATTTCACCGTTTAAATGAAGACGGTCCTCCTTAGGTACTTCTACCCTCCTAACTTACAGTTATTCTAGTGTGCTAGACATAGAGTAGTTTAACCCTTATTCAAACGCGAGCCTGTGGAGGAGTTAACAAAAAAGTAAGATACGTTCCTGGGTAATTTTGGGTCGTAGATTTCAAAAATGCACACAAAAGAGGGGTTAGTGGGGGGGAAGTTACCTTTTCTTGGTGGGAGGTATATATCCCGTCATCTGTTATCTCCT is a window from the Colias croceus chromosome 7, ilColCroc2.1 genome containing:
- the LOC123693035 gene encoding glycine receptor subunit alpha-4 isoform X9, which gives rise to MGWLCVVARAGAFFLMLTRVSALTSDIFAAGKSDKEILDNLLKNSRYDKRLLPPVDGVLTVNVSVLLLSLASPDESSLKYEVEFLLQQQWYDPRLRYSNQSHYDYLNAIHHHEDIWLPDTYFIMHGDFKDPIIPMHFALRIYRNGTINYLMRRHLILSCQGSLNIFPFDDPLCSFALESISYEQSAITYVWKNDEDTLRKSPSLTTLNAYLIQNQTIPCPIKASWRADGISLYEDDEELTCNLCQRRFEEQGNYSCLKVDLIFTRDRAFYFTTVFIPGIILVTSSFITFWLEWNAVPARSMIGNYSCLRVDLIFTRDRSFYFTTVFIPGIILVTSSFITFWLEWNAVPARVMIGVTTMLNFFTTSNGFRSTLPVVSNLTAMNVWDGVCMCFIYASLLEFVCVNYVGRKRPLHNVVYRPGENPVTQRLPAVLSRIGIILASPLEAMAFLHWAKSETPQPGSSGAGDKKRESTGAADLVTCTTCTGAPGSCTHTTNNGGVTEQCFVQVRKKEPPHPIRVAKTIDVIARITFPTAYAVFLIFFFIHYKAFS
- the LOC123693035 gene encoding glutamate-gated chloride channel isoform X29; translation: MGWLCVVARAGAFFLMLTRVSALTSDIFAAGKSDKEILDNLLKNSRYDKRLLPPVDGVLTVNVSVLLLSLASPDESSLKYEVEFLLQQQWYDPRLRYSNQSHYDYLNAIHHHEDIWLPDTYFIMHGDFKDPIIPMHFALRIYRNGTINYLMRRHLILSCQGSLNIFPFDDPLCSFALESISYEQSAITYVWKNDEDTLRKSPSLTTLNAYLIQNQTIPCPIKASWRGNYSCLKVDLIFTRDRAFYFTTVFIPGIILVTSSFITFWLEWNAVPARSMIGVTTMLNFFTTSNGFRSTLPVVSNLTAMNVWDGVCMCFIYASLLEFVCVNYVGRKRPLHNVVYRPGENPVTQRLPAVLSRIGIILASPLPGDKKRESTGAADLVTCTTCTGAPGSCTHTTNNGGVTEQCFVQVRKKEPPHPIRVAKTIDVIARITFPTAYAVFLIFFFIHYKAFS
- the LOC123693035 gene encoding glutamate-gated chloride channel isoform X6 yields the protein MGWLCVVARAGAFFLMLTRVSALTSDIFAAGKSDKEILDNLLKNSRYDKRLLPPVDDPVFCCGLTTPNDTLAQNRVGLSSLRPQSHNRGVLTVNVSVLLLSLASPDESSLKYEVEFLLQQQWYDPRLRYSNQSHYDYLNAIHHHEDIWLPDTYFIMHGDFKDPIIPMHFALRIYRNGTINYLMRRHLILSCQGSLNIFPFDDPLCSFALESISYEQSAITYVWKNDEDTLRKSPSLTTLNAYLIQNQTIPCPIKASWRGNYSCLKVDLIFTRDRAFYFTTVFIPGIILVTSSFITFWLEWNAVPARSMIGNYSCLRVDLIFTRDRSFYFTTVFIPGIILVTSSFITFWLEWNAVPARVMIGVTTMLNFFTTSNGFRSTLPVVSNLTAMNVWDGVCMCFIYASLLEFVCVNYVGRKRPLHNVVYRPGENPVTQRLPAVLSRIGIILASPLEAMAFLHWAKSETPQPGSSGAGDKKRESTGAADLVTCTTCTGAPGSCTHTTNNGGVTEQCFVQVRKKEPPHPIRVAKTIDVIARITFPTAYAVFLIFFFIHYKAFS
- the LOC123693035 gene encoding glutamate-gated chloride channel isoform X25, translating into MGWLCVVARAGAFFLMLTRVSALTSDIFAAGKSDKEILDNLLKNSRYDKRLLPPVDGVLTVNVSVLLLSLASPDESSLKYEVEFLLQQQWYDPRLRYSNQSHYDYLNAIHHHEDIWLPDTYFIMHGDFKDPIIPMHFALRIYRNGTINYLMRRHLILSCQGSLNIFPFDDPLCSFALESISYEQSAITYVWKNDEDTLRKSPSLTTLNAYLIQNQTIPCPIKASWRGNYSCLKVDLIFTRDRAFYFTTVFIPGIILVTSSFITFWLEWNAVPARSMIGVTTMLNFFTTSNGFRSTLPVVSNLTAMNVWDGVCMCFIYASLLEFVCVNYVGRKRPLHNVVYRPGENPVTQRLPAVLSRIGIILASPLEAMAFLHWAKSETPQPGSSGAGDKKRESTGAADLVTCTTCTGAPGSCTHTTNNGGVTEQCFVQVRKKEPPHPIRVAKTIDVIARITFPTAYAVFLIFFFIHYKAFS
- the LOC123693035 gene encoding glutamate-gated chloride channel subunit beta isoform X1, which codes for MGWLCVVARAGAFFLMLTRVSALTSDIFAAGKSDKEILDNLLKNSRYDKRLLPPVDDPVFCCGLTTPNDTLAQNRVGLSSLRPQSHNRGVLTVNVSVLLLSLASPDESSLKYEVEFLLQQQWYDPRLRYSNQSHYDYLNAIHHHEDIWLPDTYFIMHGDFKDPIIPMHFALRIYRNGTINYLMRRHLILSCQGSLNIFPFDDPLCSFALESISYEQSAITYVWKNDEDTLRKSPSLTTLNAYLIQNQTIPCPIKASWRADGISLYEDDEELTCNLCQRRFEEQGNYSCLKVDLIFTRDRAFYFTTVFIPGIILVTSSFITFWLEWNAVPARSMIGNYSCLRVDLIFTRDRSFYFTTVFIPGIILVTSSFITFWLEWNAVPARVMIGVTTMLNFFTTSNGFRSTLPVVSNLTAMNVWDGVCMCFIYASLLEFVCVNYVGRKRPLHNVVYRPGENPVTQRLPAVLSRIGIILASPLEAMAFLHWAKSETPQPGSSGAGDKKRESTGAADLVTCTTCTGAPGSCTHTTNNGGVTEQCFVQVRKKEPPHPIRVAKTIDVIARITFPTAYAVFLIFFFIHYKAFS
- the LOC123693035 gene encoding glycine receptor subunit alpha-3 isoform X2, with the protein product MGWLCVVARAGAFFLMLTRVSALTSDIFAAGKSDKEILDNLLKNSRYDKRLLPPVDDPVFCCGLTTPNDTLAQNRVGLSSLRPQSHNRGVLTVNVSVLLLSLASPDESSLKYEVEFLLQQQWYDPRLRYSNQSHYDYLNAIHHHEDIWLPDTYFIMHGDFKDPIIPMHFALRIYRNGTINYLMRRHLILSCQGSLNIFPFDDPLCSFALESISYEQSAITYVWKNDEDTLRKSPSLTTLNAYLIQNQTIPCPIKASWRADGISLYEDDEELTCNLCQRRFEEQGNYSCLKVDLIFTRDRAFYFTTVFIPGIILVTSSFITFWLEWNAVPARSMIGNYSCLRVDLIFTRDRSFYFTTVFIPGIILVTSSFITFWLEWNAVPARVMIGVTTMLNFFTTSNGFRSTLPVVSNLTAMNVWDGVCMCFIYASLLEFVCVNYVGRKRPLHNVVYRPGENPVTQRLPAVLSRIGIILASPLEAMAFLHWAKSETPQPGSSGAGDKKRESTGAADLVTCTTCTGAPGSCTHTTNNGGVTEVRKKEPPHPIRVAKTIDVIARITFPTAYAVFLIFFFIHYKAFS
- the LOC123693035 gene encoding glutamate-gated chloride channel isoform X24, which gives rise to MGWLCVVARAGAFFLMLTRVSALTSDIFAAGKSDKEILDNLLKNSRYDKRLLPPVDGVLTVNVSVLLLSLASPDESSLKYEVEFLLQQQWYDPRLRYSNQSHYDYLNAIHHHEDIWLPDTYFIMHGDFKDPIIPMHFALRIYRNGTINYLMRRHLILSCQGSLNIFPFDDPLCSFALESISYEQSAITYVWKNDEDTLRKSPSLTTLNAYLIQNQTIPCPIKASWRGNYSCLRVDLIFTRDRSFYFTTVFIPGIILVTSSFITFWLEWNAVPARVMIGVTTMLNFFTTSNGFRSTLPVVSNLTAMNVWDGVCMCFIYASLLEFVCVNYVGRKRPLHNVVYRPGENPVTQRLPAVLSRIGIILASPLEAMAFLHWAKSETPQPGSSGAGDKKRESTGAADLVTCTTCTGAPGSCTHTTNNGGVTEQCFVQVRKKEPPHPIRVAKTIDVIARITFPTAYAVFLIFFFIHYKAFS